The Nicotiana tomentosiformis chromosome 2, ASM39032v3, whole genome shotgun sequence genome includes the window gccgagGAGATATGACTGCCAACACCTAggggccctgccctccagttggaaagtagtaaaatctaccacatgggactccaatatcctcatattgtacattctgtccctgcaccgatcaataaagtcttgGGGGTCCTCATGCCGCTCACTTTCGAAGACAGGGGGATGAatcctagtccatctgtccaatagcttctacgGATCGCCGGCTGTAGCTGGTCTGGGCTTAGGTATAGATGTTGTAACTGGCTGAGCTCTGCCCACGGGTAGTGCGttcggggtctgatatacggcagttgcatgccctggagcctgagcggttggggtctgtgctccccctcccgcctgagatatggctgggtctgctggaaaaaAACAGCCTTGGTCATAGTAtctatgaaccgcagcatacggcccatgacctcctggaaacCTGGCGCGGACATGAAATCCGATGGGGCTGGCTCCGCTGCAGGCACTTCGTCCTGCTCCTCAATGATAGGATCCTCTGCTGGATCCGCTGGTGGAATAGtcggagcaactctaggacgtcctcgtcctctaccacgggctggagccctccctcggacTCTGACTTGGCCTCTAGCAATAgagggagcagctcctccatgatcTGGAACATCCGTTgcgtgcgttctcaccatctatgagagaataagagaaagatacttagtagcATATcgactgcacgataggagatgaagaaaaagTAGTTTtctaataccctatagcctctcgaagataagtacggacgtatctgcaccgatccgcaagactctattaggcatgctcataacttgtgagacctacataaacctagtgctctgatactatgttgtcacggcccaattctCCTATAgtctgtgatggcgcccaactttaccgctaggcaagccaacggcgAATTAAACCCTGTTATTTCTCTTTTAATGAGTTtttaagtaattaaattccattaatTAAAAGGTTAAGAAGCAGCAAATTTTTAAACAAATAGACGAAAGCAGCTGAGTGCAATCATAACAATAGAATAATACAAAACTGTATGCctgctagtgtgtgtgccaagacctggtgtcacaagcgtatgagcactaatagactatacaaaactctagctactataatagacagaaataaatacaaaggagagactctaggtgttgcggaacggctcagaaagcagctcaccactaggccttggGATATCTGGAATGCGCGCCTgtaggaccgccagatgcacctgccccAGATCCTGCacgtttagtgcagaagtgtagcgtgagtacataaacaacatgtacccattaagtatctagtctaacctcgaagaagtagtaacgaggggtagTCGACTTCGACATTTACTAAGGGCTAACAATATgaatacaaaaattctaaataagcatgagttatgtaaataATTATAATAACTCATTAACAAGCAGGAACAAACAATCCTTTCACATTttagtaaaacccaaataaattcCCATCATTTAATAAGTGTAACCTCATAAGCCACAAAATAGTATCAAGTAtgattaggctccgagtattattaagcacgatttatgccaagGTCGCATGACCagatccagaataacgtgtaaactgctgagggacgtgcggcacgatccatagatgcatctatctactaccgaggtgttcggcctgctccacaaaaagagaggatactttataagcatttgacttaaacgttatatcaaggctaatacacaatgtaataaaatttccattaacggtcaagtaatccGCTAAATtatcaagtaagtgaaatttgatctcttacaattcctctaacaagttctaatataatttaggcacttaaattaataAGTAGGGTGCAAATAttataagtaattcatgatttgggttctaaactacccggacataagcatgaatagtagctacgcacggactctcgtcacctcgtgcgtatgtagcccccacaatttgaagcaaatattaatttaaatcatctatggggtaaattccctcttacaaggttagacaagagacttaccttgtcttaaGGCTCACTTTCCGTTCACAATTCtattctaaagcctcaactcggtacCGAACAAATCCAAAAccagtcaaatgttatataaattaatcaatacatgttcaaaagttcatattctaactattagagtgattagccaaccccaattgaaggattcctaaaattcattctcggacccacgtacccggatttcggaaattttcgaagaaagttgttacccataacctcacaaactcaaatatataatttttactcaattccataactattttcgtgggtaaatcccttttttttttaaacctagggttattcatctaaacccctaattttcataattttacaagttaaaatctacccataatctatgttttaAACCCATATTGTATCGAAATCatttacctcaaagtgctaggtgaaaacctctccaaaagctccaaaatcgcccaatgaATGAAGGAAATGAGTCAAAAATGGTTCCCGACTTAAATAAACCCTTCTACCTAGCGGTATTTCCGCACTTGCGACCTCCGCTTCTGCATGACTGCTTCTGCGGTAAACTTTCTGCTTCTGCGGGACACGCTTGACCACTGGCCTATCGCATATGCGGCCAAGTCCCGCATCTGCAAACCCGCTTCTGTGGCTCAACTCGCGCATCTGCGACCATGGACAGGATGCctccctccgcatctgcggacaactGACCCGCttctgcgagtccgcttctgcgacgcgAGGGTCGCTCCTTGGCTTTGGCCGCTCCTGCGATTGCTTCCATCGCACCTGTGCGCTCGCAGGTGCACACCATGCTCCGCATCTACTATCCCTGGGCAACTTACACTGGGCCGTTTTTGCGGCTGttggctcgcttctgtgagctcgcacctacggctggccctccacaggtgcgattgcaccagaagctgggTGATTCAGCTATGCACCCAAGGCCAAAAGGCCTCCGCGCTtcgtccgaatggcatccgaggccccgtccaaacatatcaacatgtttgaaatcataaaacggacttgctcgcaccctcggaatgcggaaaacaacattaaaacgaagaatcgcaacccaaaactaataggatcaacttatgaacttcaaattcttccaacttactctgaaTGCGCCGAttcgtacttaaactactcggaatgacaccaaattttgcgtgcaagtgttAAATCaacatacgaaactattcccaggtTCGCAATCCCAAacgaacctcgataacaccaaaacctactccaaaccaaatttaaaaaactttaaaaccttcaaggtgccaaTTATctatattaagcgccgaaacgctcccgggtcatccaaagcccgatccgaacatatgcccaagtccaaaattatacgaacctattggaaccgtcaaattccggttccggggtcgtttactcaaaacgttgactcaagtcaaacttagccctttttagccaaccttaaggaaccaagtgttccgatttcaacccgaacctttcCAAATTGCGTGCTAactatccccacaagtcataaaatagtaaaaacacatacgaggagttttatttagggaaatggggatctagaaagcaaaacgaccggtcaggtcattacatatTCGTTCATTAATTTTTATGGGGAAGGATGTATTTTGTACATGATCATTtaatccaaaaacgaaaaattattattattattattattattattattattattattattattattattattgttatatatgtatttatttttatttaacacataaaatatgacttaaggaaatTACTTTTTCAACGTTTCACTATTTTCAACCTTTGTATAGGTATGACGCTCATTTGTTGTCTTTACAATTTTGGTTGCGAACTTTCATAAAAAGTTTCAAACTGTCGATCCCAATCACACCGGGCGATTACATCGACTCTTCTACATGAATTCTAAGTTCTTTTTTTTAACTTGGTATTAGGAGCATTCATGGTTCAACTTGGGTTAatttttattcattaaaaaattAAATCAATTAAGTCTATTTTCAGATATttgaaccaaatcaaaccaatctTAAAGAAATTACATCAATTcgatttttgttgatttttttccAGTTTTAGGTTGTTTTAGGAAaaacaaattaaaggaaaaaaaaaaaaaagatatagtCAGTAACAATAAAAACGTGTATATAGGAAATATCCGATGACTTATGCTCAATTGATTTTCGTTATACTGCAGAACATGTCAACGATAACAAAAAGCACATCCTGAAGATTTAACTTGCAAAATGCAATTGCTGGTATCGAGGCAGTATTCTCTCCCTCAAACCACATATTTGAATACAGTCAGATCTCTCTCTATAACAGCATTCTTATATAACAGTTATTCACTTTAAAGCCAAGTTTTTCTTAGAACcgattttttaagttatattttaccttTCTATAACACCTTACCTATAATAACACCAACAGCCATATTTATAGCAAAACGCTCTTTGTAAAATTATCTCTCTATATCAGTCATATAGAACCTTTAAGATTACTACtaataattctaaaaatatgcaCATACTATTTTCCGTTAAACAAAGTTTCTATCTTGCATAATATATAATATTTGAAGATTTGCACATGATATTTTTTTCATTGgacaaatttcaaaaaatatttaaataaaaaatttaattgttAAGCTCTTAGTTGTTTTCAAGGGAAAGCTATTGGATATCTTTTTGCTAAAAATTTGTTCGTCAATTCAAGCGTTATATTAGTAAGAGAATAGAATCTACGAAACAAGCTATAATTACAAAGTTCttccatcaatcttgaaagaatttatttttctagGTAGCTTTAAAATGTTTGTCTTAGAGTTTAAATATGTATAggtttagttatgaatttattaataatgtattaccTTTCTTCAATATTAAACTGgtgaaatatgcatatctttgaaattttaaatttgaatagttttcttatcttttatatgtaacattaaaAAAGCAAAACTAATtgatttttggataatttttatctatAACAGCCAAAAAATATTTGAATATTAAATGTTGTTATAGGTGTATGACATCCATTCGctataaaagtcaaaaaatatcatAACAAACGAGACTGTTATAGAGAGGGTTGACTGTAATATAAATAACCAGATCAATTCCCCTCCATTTTTTGGTCTCtctatttctccaagttcctaCTTGGATGGAGACATTTGTCAtggttaaaaattaaaaaatgagatttaattgactAAATTAAAATCCTAACCATAATTAAAGTATTTAATTCCTTCTTTTATCAATACTGCCGCTAAAGGGGTCACTTATATGAATGACTAACTATGATCATAAAATTATCTACTGCCTTTTGTTTTCTATTTGGAGTACATTTGATGGTCAATTGACATGAGAAAGTGTGTTGTATGAATTAACCGCAATTTTTGTAAGAATTCTTTTTTGAGGACTTGACTCGGTTCCTTGTGTCATCCCTGTTGGTGGCTAATACCATACAGttcctttaaattttttatttgacAAATATTATTTTGTAccgttctttattttttattgtcAAAGGTTGGAATTTACTTCTaatatttcttatttttttaatgaGAATGTATGTAGATTTTGTAGAAGTAAACTTGAAATTAACTCACGGAAATAAAACTACTGCAAGAAAGAGAGAAGGAATCATAGCTAATGTGTAGCTAGAATTCTGAGATTGCAAAAAATATTTGAGAATGGATAAAAGAAGAATTTAAATACTTTAATTATGGTTAAGACTTTATTTTAGTCAATTAAATCTCATCCACTAATTTTTAGTCATGCCAAGTGTCTCTAATCCAAATAGGAACATGAAAAAATTGAGAGATTAGGAAATGAAGGGAAATTAGTTAGTAAACCTATTCACTTTCATTTTCAATAATAGTGATGTTTATTTTGCCAGTCAAATATAACTATTCGACTATATTAGATTAATATTTTGTTATGGTACAATCGAATAACCAAAAAACCAAATCGACAAAAGAATGAATCGAAAGagaaaaaccaaaccaaacttaTTTTAGTTCGAAATAGACTTCATTTTTTCCAAAACCAAAAAACAGAAAGCGAATAATGCAACACAAAATTGAATACAATTGAAAACATAccctaaaaaaataatattttgagacGATGGTCTCAACTTCCAATCCAAGCATACACAAACTTATTTAGTTACAAGAACATGCACAACACAAACTTGCAAAGTTGCTATGGGTTTCTAATACTTGCATTAATATAGGTTGTCAGTATCATACTTTTTGGGTGCGGTACTTTCCGGACCATACATGAATGCAGGATactttgtgcaccgggctgccctgcTATGGATTTCTACTAAACCAAACTCCGGAACAAGAATGACCATCACCTATATTCCTCATCTTAAGAAATACATGAACCACAATCCCACACAAAAATCCCAATGCAGCACTTGAGCCAACCAATGAAACTGCTGTGCAAAGAAGCATAACAAAAGACTCTTCCTTAGAATTCATGTCTCTTGAACACATAGCTAGTTCAATTCCAGCAAACAACAAAAGAACACCTAATACCCCAACAGGAAATTGGGTTAAAACCTTAACCATTGAACTCCCTAAAACCAAGCCCAAAACCAATTTAGCCACACCAAGAAGTGCCACACACCCACCACTCCTACCACCAAATTTGTATTGCCCTGCTAGCCCTCCTGCACCATGACAACAAGGCATGGCACCAAACCAACACCCTATTAAGTTCATCAACCCGACCGTCACGGACACTGAGGTAGCCGTGATTTCCCTTTCGGGAAATAGATCTGTCGACAGTTTACAAACAGCTATAACAGAGTTTAATACAGATAAAGGGAGTTGAGGAATTGTACCCTTAATAAACCCTTGTTTCCAAGAATTTTTGgatattttcacaatttcaatagGTGATGGTCCAAATTTAAACCCTTTCACAGCTTTAGGTCCTCTTATAATAGCCAAAACAACACctaataaaaatataagaaaagctgaaggaagagaaaaaattattttctttaaccTTTTCCTCCTATTATCATTACCTGTTTCACAAATGATTTCATGGTTCTCATTTTGATCTTCACCAGCCCCATTCACAATTATAATAAAAATAGCACAAATTAAAGCCAATAACAATCCATCCAACCCTAGCCAATCCCTCTCCCCACTTGACTTTTTAGACTTTGCAAAATCttgaacatttttaatgtacttAACAGCAGTCATAGCAAATGACAGTCCTTGTGCTAGTTGAATTCCCCTAACCACAGAAATAGGAATTAGCCTATAAACAAGTTGCATTAATCCAGTAACACCTAAAAGGAATAAAATCCCAGCAGTGCAAATTCCAGCAGCCATTACTTCCGGTATGCCGAAATCAGGATTACTAATTGCAACAGCTGCAATAGATTTCATAGGCTGGACTGGCATTGGTACACCATAAATAGCACCAGTGACAAAATTGTAAACACCAGTAAAAATTAATGTTGTACCAAGATTTAAGTCACTGGCTAGTGTTAAAGCCAAGACTATAGGTATATACGTGCCTAAATCCCCCATTGCACCATTTAGTTCAGCCCATTTTGATCTGAAAATCAAATTCTCCTTCAACTTTCCCATGAAATTTGCTGGAGTGCTGGCTGTGGATTGTCGATCTATTGACATTTCGGGGGCTTGAAAATGAGGATTTTCTTGAAGTGTGGACTCCATAATGATGAATATCTTGATACGCTAACACATGTACATATATATACAACAAAAGAAGAGGGCAGCAGTTGACCTACAATAAATAAGCCAAGTAAGGCCAGTTTTTAGAGGTCGTTTGATACGGAACAAGTTATTTCGAGATTATAATAATGAGATTATAATACGGGGATTAAATAATAATACGATTATTTAGTAAATATACTTTTATTGGAAGATTTTTGGTTCATTGGAGTAAAAATGAGATATACGAAGTATAATATAAACATGTGTTTGGCTTATATTATATAAGTTttgataaatttttattttaaattttaacctTGAATTGTTTAAAAAACTTAGGGGGGAAGACCTTAGAGAAGGGCATCTTTGTCATTTTAGTGTTTATCCCGCGATTAAGTACTACCGGGATTATTATTTAACCCTCAATGTAGGATGTAGGATAGAATAATACCGAATTGTGCACGCGGGATAGAATAATCCCGTATCTAATCTCTTATCCTACATACCAAATGACTCCTCAAAATCATAACTTAGTGGTCAATAAAGTGGGTGGAGAATCATAAGGTTCAGTTTCAAATTTCAGTGGAAACAAAAATACTTAGTTATTTCTGTCTATTTGTTTAAATGTTGATGGACAGAATTATCTGATAACGGATGTTGGTAGAAGGTAAATGGTACCTAATGAAAATATTCGACGTGCAAACAAGGCGTCAAAAATATATAAGAAATTAATGTCTAACTTAGGAGTATCAAACGTCGTTTCAAAGTGATGAGAGGCCATTATAAGATCCCAAAAGAATTAGAAGAACTGATGAGAGGTCGTTATGGAATGAAAGATATTTGCCGCTGAATGTGGAGAAGGCATTATTCTTGCTTGTAAGTAAAAAACTAACTTTTAGGAATTTTGTTTGATACCAAAGGAGAAACGCAACGAAAAAGAACAATTATTTTCTGTGATTATTTATGGTGACTTTCTAGGGTTTTGGCAGAGTCAACTCTAGAATTTAACAAACAAGAGATGCATGAGAAATATATGGTACAGATTCACGAGATTAAAGTTTTACTCAATGACAGTGTACAAATTATTTACACAAATAAATTACTTATAAAATAATAACACATAAATTTCAATAAAAAGCATGAATTAGTAATCTGattaaaaatgataaataataaGTTAAACAACCTCGGCATTTCCCAAGAGTATCTATGTTAACGACCCGTACAAACGGGAAAATGATACTATTCTCGACATTTTTCTTTTTTGGCCTTTAAATAGTAACGTCCAAATCTTATATTACCCAACAATATCCAGGTATTTAAGTTGACATGATTAGCTGAAATAAAAATCAAACAATAATTTATCGTACTAATGCGAAGGAAAGAGTAAAATCTTATTCATCATCAAATTCGCCGACCAAAAGGTTTAGTTCAAAACTTAAAGCTCTACAACGTCCACAAAATATCCTACTCAAGAAATGCTACTATTGAGCTTCGCTATACGAGAAAATCCCAGATACACGAGAAAGAAAATGCCACAAGAAAAATTTTCAACAACAAAAGGCCGAAATTGAATTTATGCAATAAATATCCTGACAATGCAACGTCTTGACTGAGGCCGCAAGTAATTCCCTGAAATTCAGCGCCTAGAGCCTGACCAACTGGTCCTTGAGCCACCACCAAATGAGGGCGCCTTTCGTTCATCACGCCATCTATCAGATGGCCGATCGTCAGGCCTGCTGCCACTGCCCCACCTGTCAGTTTCAGGAGATGACGTCTGGCCTGCCCCATCAATTTTCTCTCTTCTGAACCGGGGTACAAACTTCGCGGGAGCAGGTGCAGCAGCTGCTGCTGCGGGAGCACTTCCTCCAGCTGCCGCGGGACGACCTACAGTTGAAGGCTCAGCAGGCTTCGGTAACACAGACGTGGATTTCCGCAAGATCTCCTCTCTCTCCAGCCTTTTTTTCTCATCAAGTTCACGCCCACGTTGCCTTTGCTTTTCTGCAATCTCATCTAACTTGGCCTTCCGTTCAGCTTCCTCTCTCTTCCGCTCCTCGGCTTCTGCAAAATTCTCAAAATATGACATAGGATGCTAGATTGATTACGAATGACAACTCAAAACCacaactcaaaaagaaaaatagagaaggGCGAGCTCGGGGAGAGGATAAAAAGAACTTGAGAGCACATTACAACCAGTATGCATAACCCCCAAAAAGGTCAGCTAACCACATAAATAAGCAATGTCAACAAAATGCTGCAGCAGCCGAGGGATGAGCAGAAGCATAAACTTTTTGGTGAAACACACTTCAATAAAAGCCAAATTCAATGCAAAAAGTGCATCTTTAACCAGAAGGATACCTTCACGTTTCCGGGCTTCCTCTTCTTCCTGCAACCTCTTTTGTTGCTCTTCCTCGAATCGCAAAAAGAATATCAACTTCCTCCTAGTCTCCCTATCCTGTTTCCTTGTCTGAATTATCTGGTTTATTCGTTCCTGTCTCTCCTGTTTCAACCTATTGAATTCAGCTTCCCTGCTACTAACAGCTCTTTCTTGGAATATTCTCTGCAAAATCAGGCCTATATCAGCTGATGTGTAAGGGCAGCATGAATTAAGTGCAAACTATGTCATAAAACCTTTTTGACAGAAACCATAAGCAAATTTTATTCCAAAGACCGTGGTTCAACAGAATTCAGTCACTTGAAAGCAAACTGTTAGGACTTACTTTGTACCTCTAGGCTACCTTTGTCAAAAGTAAATTGTAGCAATGTCCCTGTACTAAAATTTATTATCACAACTCATTGTAGAGGAACTCGGTTACCGGTTCAAATCATGTATGTATTTGGTACAGGTCCATGTAGCTTTTCTGCTAATTTTCGTGCGGCTTGAAGCGACGTTGTATAGGATTTTGAGCTTCCTAGGAAAAAGAACAAACTTCACTATGATCACCATACCACCTAGTTTTCTACAACTTTCTACCCTTCCCGTGGTAATTTAAGGAGGCCATTACACAGGAAATTTTATTAAAAGGAAAAATTCATTTCCTTTTCTATTAGGCATATAACCTAAAGCTTAAATAATCCTGTCCGAAGTTCAGAAGTTATGTAATTGATCCTGTACCAGTTCTGGTTAGACCTACCAAGTTGCATGAACTGTCAAAAGGCATTGCCCCTTTACAACCATAAGCTCAAAGGCTTTGTCCGAAGATACTATCACATAATGCAATCAACTCATGACATTGAGATAAACAGACCTTGTTTTCCAACATGCGGCCTAGCCTCCTCTTCTCTTCAAGGTCCCCAGCATGTCGTTGTCTGCTCAACTCAATCTCTTGCTGCAAGATTATTAGAAACCCAGATCTGTTAGTCATGAAAAATTGACCAAAAAGAAGATACAAAAAGAAAATCCAAAATTTTGTTCCTATTAAGTTTTTCAACCGAAAATGTGAAAGAATATGTTGTTATGGTGGTTGGGCAAAACACATGCTATACAGTTCTGCTTTTATGCATACCTGCTGTTCACGTTCATGAAGAGCCGCCTCTTCAGCTAAACGCCATTGAAATGCAGATTCAATAAGAGGCGCTGCTTCTTCTCTTCTCGCTCTCTCCATATAATCCATAGTTTTCGCAAACTTCAGTAATTTTTTTTCCATCTCTTGCCTCTCCCTGAGTTGCTCATTCAAGGCCAACTCCATGATAACCCGTTTAGTCATCTTTTCCTGCACATAGTTTACCAATGGTAAGATTTTCCATTTAGAAGTCTGCAAAACAACCAAAAAAGGTCCAAAGTTTATACGCACTCCATCTAAGACTGGTTTCTTCTTCCTCTTGCTGCGCTTTTCAGCTTCTTGCAGCAAAGCTTGGGCCTCTTCGAGTTCTCGTTCCTCTATTTCCTTGAGAATTCTTTGGGTCCTTCTTTGCTCTAACTCAGCAGCCATCCTTTTTTGTTCCGCCTCTTCAGTTATCTTTTGCATTTCTCGCCTCTTTGTTTCTTCAACTCGTTCCTTTTCAAGGAAATGTCAACAGAAGTTCATCAAACAAGAAAAAAATGATAACAAGTAACTCCAACACCCTCAAGAAGGGAATACCATTTCTAAGAGTAAACGCTCCTGCTCTTCTTTGCGTTTCTCAATTATGGACTTCCGTGCCAGGAGTCTCTTGTGCTCTTTCTCCACTATCTCCGCTAAATTAGAGAGGGCATCCCCAAGCTTGGCAGCTTTCTTCGCAGGGGGATAGATCATTAACCTTGCCTTGCTAAGGGATTCAGCAAAAAGTGACAAGTGATCCCGAAGTCCTTCAGCCTCAATACTCTGGAAACAAAAATATAAATGGACGAGTGACAAATCATTCTACTATTTCTATCTCCACACAAGGCAAATGAGAGGATAAAACAAATCAATCCcaaaactaaaacatataatcAGTTAAAACTGAAGCAAAGGAAAAGGACGTGTCTGGCCCTCCAGCCCCTAAACCTCCAAACTAAGCTGCTAGCATGCCAGTATGTCAAGGAAATTCACCAAGAATAGTATAAACAACTTCATTAAGATTACAGCAGTTCTAGTCCACAAGTATTTAGGAAAACACTTAGAAATGTTCTGCATCACTTGTTCATTTAATTAAACCGCAGAGGTCTAAGGCTAAATTTAACAGAGAACGAGAGGAAACTTCTCACTTGACACCATTCCCATGCCCCAAAATCCAGAACCAGCACAAAGCAGCTAAACTGCTAAAACTCTACATCAGCATTCGAACAACTCCTCAGAACTATCCCACACCATTCAGCCCACATTCTATCTACAAGCAAGATATGCATTTGTTTTATGCTAACTTGAGTGTTTGACACACCTAAAGAGGCCCACTAATTTACTGCGCAAAAACTTAAAGATGAAGCCCAGTAATTTGGTCCCCCTTTCTCCTCTGGGAATGCAAGATTTGTCATTCATGCGTAGCAAAACATGGAGGATGTAAAAATACCAGACAAGGTAGATAAAAAACAAGGAAAAAGCTTAGTAGATGTCAATCAGTGAACTAATCCAATGGTTTTTATATAATAAAGGAGAATAAATCACGTAGCTCAGCAAAGATAATTGATAAAGCGGACAGGATATCTCACAACCAACATAGGAGAACAGAAAAGAGGAACATCCAGTCACCTCCCAACGCCCAGGAAAAGAAAGGGTAGGAAAGAGGTTTAATTCCAGTTCAGCGGACATAATTGTACCTGTTTACCAAAGAAGACAGCATGTTTCATGTGATCAACTTTAACGGCAACAAAATTATGTCTAACAGCATCAACAGCGATCTTCTCAATAGCAGCAAAGTCAATGAATGGGATCATCTTAGACAGGTTACCAATCTGGATTGTCTGgtacacctgagatacctgtaaacataaaaagaagcaaaATAAGCACACTCAGAGTTAGTTAAATGTAAGACACAATGTCAAATAATAAAGGACTCTAAAGATAAATGTGATAACCTGCTGGAGCAACCTCAGAGTTGCAAGCTTTTCCAAGGCTGGAACATACTGGGACAGTTGCACTTCCGGAACCGAAGAGGCTGAAGATACCTTACCCCCAAGCTTCGAGATTTTGCTCAATAAGGGTTGTACTTTCAGTGCCAGatccaaaggaagaaactcatgTTCTAGCAGATGATAAAGATCTTTCACTTCTTGGGTGACACAGGTCATCACACCTTTGGACACCTATATAAGTGAAAAGAAATTAAGAAAAAACAACCAGAACTTCAAGACAACTAAAGAACTAAAAGATGGAAGATTAACCAAAGAGTAAGGCACGAGGTTCATCTCTATAAATACACCAGGATATTTAGTGCCCCGC containing:
- the LOC104112865 gene encoding molybdate transporter 1, which translates into the protein MESTLQENPHFQAPEMSIDRQSTASTPANFMGKLKENLIFRSKWAELNGAMGDLGTYIPIVLALTLASDLNLGTTLIFTGVYNFVTGAIYGVPMPVQPMKSIAAVAISNPDFGIPEVMAAGICTAGILFLLGVTGLMQLVYRLIPISVVRGIQLAQGLSFAMTAVKYIKNVQDFAKSKKSSGERDWLGLDGLLLALICAIFIIIVNGAGEDQNENHEIICETGNDNRRKRLKKIIFSLPSAFLIFLLGVVLAIIRGPKAVKGFKFGPSPIEIVKISKNSWKQGFIKGTIPQLPLSVLNSVIAVCKLSTDLFPEREITATSVSVTVGLMNLIGCWFGAMPCCHGAGGLAGQYKFGGRSGGCVALLGVAKLVLGLVLGSSMVKVLTQFPVGVLGVLLLFAGIELAMCSRDMNSKEESFVMLLCTAVSLVGSSAALGFLCGIVVHVFLKMRNIGDGHSCSGVWFSRNP
- the LOC104112864 gene encoding eukaryotic translation initiation factor 3 subunit A-like, whose protein sequence is MATFAKPENALKRAEELINVGQKQEALQALHDLITSRRYRAWQKTLERIMFKYVELCVDMRRGRFAKDGLIQYRIVCQQVNINSLEEVIKHFMQLATERAELARNQAQALEEALDVEDLEADKRPEDLMLSYVSGEKGKDRSDCELVTPWFKFLWETYRTVLEILRNNSRLEALYAMTAHRAFQFCKQYKRTTEFRRLCEIIRNHLANINKYREQRDRPDLSAPESLQLYLDTRIEQLKVATELGLWQEAFRSIEDVYGLMCKVKKTPKPSLMVVYYGKLTEIFWMSSNHLYHAYAWLKLFSLQKSFNKNLSQKDLQLIASSVVLAALSVSPYDKLYGASHLELENEKERSLRVANLIGFDVEPKTENREALSRSSILSELVSKGVMTCVTQEVKDLYHLLEHEFLPLDLALKVQPLLSKISKLGGKVSSASSVPEVQLSQYVPALEKLATLRLLQQVSQVYQTIQIGNLSKMIPFIDFAAIEKIAVDAVRHNFVAVKVDHMKHAVFFGKQSIEAEGLRDHLSLFAESLSKARLMIYPPAKKAAKLGDALSNLAEIVEKEHKRLLARKSIIEKRKEEQERLLLEMERVEETKRREMQKITEEAEQKRMAAELEQRRTQRILKEIEERELEEAQALLQEAEKRSKRKKKPVLDGEKMTKRVIMELALNEQLRERQEMEKKLLKFAKTMDYMERARREEAAPLIESAFQWRLAEEAALHEREQQQEIELSRQRHAGDLEEKRRLGRMLENKRIFQERAVSSREAEFNRLKQERQERINQIIQTRKQDRETRRKLIFFLRFEEEQQKRLQEEEEARKREEAEERKREEAERKAKLDEIAEKQRQRGRELDEKKRLEREEILRKSTSVLPKPAEPSTVGRPAAAGGSAPAAAAAAPAPAKFVPRFRREKIDGAGQTSSPETDRWGSGSRPDDRPSDRWRDERKAPSFGGGSRTSWSGSRR